A region from the Ciconia boyciana chromosome 1, ASM3463844v1, whole genome shotgun sequence genome encodes:
- the ATP6V1F gene encoding V-type proton ATPase subunit F: MSGRGKLIAVVGDEDTVTGFLLGGVGELDKHRRPNFLVVEKETSLAEIEETFRSFLSREDIGIVLISQCLAELIRHAVEAHARPLPAVLGIPPQEHPYDPAKDSVLRRARGVFSPEDLR; encoded by the exons ATGTCGGGCCGCGGGAAGCTGATCGCGGTGGTGGGCGACGAGGACACGGTGACCGGGTTCCTGCTGGGCGGCGTGGGCGAGCTGGACAAGCACCGCAGGCCCAACTTCCTGGTGGTGGAGAAGGAGACCAGCCTGGCCGAGATCGAGGAGACCTTCCG gaGCTTCCTGAGCCGGGAGGACATCGGGATCGTGCTGATCAGCCAGTGCCTGGCGGAGCTGATCCGGCACGCCGTGGAGGCGCAcgcccggcccctgcccgccgTCCTGGGGATCCCCCCCCAGGAGCACCCCTACGACCCCGCCAAGGACTCCGTCCTGCGCCGCGCCCGCGGCGTCTTCAGCCCCGAGGACCTCCGCTAG